A portion of the Sandaracinobacteroides saxicola genome contains these proteins:
- a CDS encoding DsrE family protein — MGGWHERGGMSGVAMIVTEAPGPRFAAAVELAATLNAMDRGVAMLLKEGAAGALGNAKVATALDMLWRDGVWIGLCQSAMDAHGLRAADLPPGVEALGLVAFLAERPGWQILLA; from the coding sequence ATGGGGGGGTGGCATGAGCGGGGCGGCATGAGCGGGGTGGCGATGATCGTGACCGAGGCACCGGGGCCGCGCTTTGCCGCCGCGGTCGAGCTGGCGGCGACGCTGAACGCGATGGATCGCGGCGTGGCGATGCTGTTGAAGGAGGGCGCGGCGGGGGCGCTGGGCAATGCGAAGGTGGCGACGGCGCTGGACATGCTGTGGCGCGACGGGGTGTGGATCGGGCTGTGCCAGAGCGCGATGGACGCGCACGGCCTGCGCGCCGCCGACCTGCCGCCGGGGGTGGAGGCGCTGGGGCTGGTGGCGTTCCTGGCGGAGCGGCCGGGGTGGCAGATCCTGCTGGCATGA
- a CDS encoding glutathione S-transferase family protein, translated as MRFYDSVGPNPHVVRMVMAEKGLAIETVTLDILKGENRQAAHVARNPAGGTPALETDDGAVICEITAIAEYLEELHPEPPLIGRTAAERAEARMWMRRIDLYILEPMANGFRATEGRPLFAPRMTLVTPEAGAELKAIAAEKLLWLDGLMAGRTWVCGERFTLADILLFAFVQFGATVRQPIPTGASWLPGWRERVAARPSAGA; from the coding sequence ATGAGATTCTATGACAGCGTGGGGCCGAACCCGCATGTGGTGCGGATGGTGATGGCGGAAAAAGGCCTGGCCATCGAGACGGTGACGCTGGACATCCTGAAGGGCGAGAACCGGCAGGCGGCGCATGTGGCGCGCAACCCGGCGGGCGGGACGCCGGCGCTGGAGACCGACGATGGCGCGGTGATCTGCGAAATCACGGCGATTGCCGAATATCTGGAGGAGCTGCACCCCGAGCCGCCGCTGATCGGGCGGACGGCGGCGGAACGGGCGGAGGCGCGGATGTGGATGCGGCGCATCGACCTCTACATATTGGAGCCGATGGCGAACGGCTTTCGCGCGACCGAGGGCCGGCCGCTGTTCGCGCCGCGCATGACGCTGGTGACGCCGGAGGCCGGCGCGGAGCTGAAGGCCATCGCGGCGGAGAAGCTGCTGTGGCTGGACGGGCTGATGGCGGGGCGGACCTGGGTGTGTGGCGAGCGCTTCACGCTGGCGGATATCCTGTTGTTCGCGTTCGTGCAGTTCGGGGCGACCGTGCGGCAGCCGATCCCGACGGGCGCCAGCTGGCTGCCGGGGTGGCGGGAGCGGGTGGCGGCGCGGCCGTCGGCAGGAGCATGA
- a CDS encoding type II toxin-antitoxin system RelE/ParE family toxin, with translation MFEVRRTGAFIDWLTGLKDVQGRARIAKRLDRLVDGNFGDAKSVGGGVSELRFTFGPGYRVYFTVRGQVVVILLCGGDKQSQVRDIDRAILMAKEV, from the coding sequence ATGTTTGAGGTCAGGCGGACGGGCGCATTCATCGACTGGCTGACTGGGTTGAAGGATGTGCAGGGGCGGGCGCGGATTGCAAAACGCCTTGACCGGCTGGTGGACGGCAATTTCGGGGATGCCAAGTCCGTTGGCGGCGGCGTGAGCGAACTGCGGTTTACGTTCGGCCCGGGGTATCGGGTTTATTTCACGGTGCGCGGTCAGGTTGTTGTCATCCTGCTGTGTGGTGGCGACAAGCAGAGCCAGGTGCGTGACATCGACCGGGCGATCTTGATGGCGAAGGAGGTTTGA
- a CDS encoding addiction module antidote protein, with protein sequence MAIETKPWDAAEVLNTPADIAAYLDAYLEDGTPEELLRAVKAIARSRGMSELARQSGISREALYRAFGDKGNPTLDTLLRVMKALGVRLAIAA encoded by the coding sequence ATGGCGATCGAAACCAAGCCGTGGGATGCCGCCGAGGTGCTGAACACGCCGGCGGACATTGCCGCCTATCTGGATGCCTATCTGGAAGATGGCACGCCCGAGGAGCTGCTGCGGGCGGTGAAGGCGATTGCCCGGTCGCGTGGCATGTCCGAGCTGGCGCGGCAGAGCGGCATCAGCCGGGAGGCGCTGTATCGCGCGTTTGGCGACAAGGGGAATCCCACGTTGGATACGCTGCTGCGGGTTATGAAGGCGCTGGGGGTTAGGCTGGCCATTGCGGCGTGA
- a CDS encoding MFS transporter, with protein MTDRLPRQHFALLFVALLVTAAGNTALQTVLPAIGRQIGIPDLLVALVFSLSALLWTFSAPFWAEASDKRGRRRLMQVGVAGFGVSMLLCASIIVAGLNGIFAAVTTMILFTLARAIFGIFGSAASPASQAYVASRTSEGERTTALATLSSAFGLGTILGPAIAPLFIIAPLGLSGPMFGFALIAFAVLVALQLGLPDDDPTHAIHLTRGYASGASVAMPSVGGAAPGASITAAGEATRRGKRERLSVRDPRVKPFMIFGFTSGSLQAVAGQTLGFLVIDRIQVPPAQAPQFLAIIFMAGAGATLLAQWGLIRMLRLNPSQLMRYGTLLAALGTLWIAFAADFHALVIAYALASLGYGFARPGFTAGSSLAVGPEEQGGVAGAVTAVNGACFIAAPFVGIGLYELIPTLPYELGAAGLAALLIYAWRNPVLRASAAHREPLADVEQP; from the coding sequence ATGACCGACCGCCTGCCCCGCCAGCATTTCGCGCTGCTCTTCGTCGCGCTGCTGGTCACCGCGGCGGGCAACACCGCGCTGCAAACCGTGCTGCCGGCCATCGGCCGCCAGATCGGCATCCCCGATCTCCTCGTCGCCCTCGTCTTCAGCCTGTCGGCCCTGCTCTGGACTTTCAGCGCCCCCTTCTGGGCAGAGGCGTCGGACAAGCGCGGCCGCCGCCGCCTGATGCAGGTCGGCGTCGCCGGCTTCGGCGTCTCGATGCTGCTCTGCGCCAGCATCATCGTCGCCGGCCTCAACGGCATCTTCGCCGCCGTCACCACCATGATCCTGTTCACGCTCGCCCGCGCCATCTTCGGCATCTTCGGCTCGGCGGCGTCGCCCGCCAGCCAGGCCTATGTCGCCAGCCGCACTTCGGAAGGTGAGCGCACCACCGCGCTCGCCACCCTCTCCAGCGCCTTCGGCCTCGGCACCATCCTCGGCCCGGCGATCGCGCCGCTGTTCATCATCGCGCCGCTCGGCCTCTCCGGTCCGATGTTCGGCTTCGCCCTCATCGCGTTCGCCGTCCTCGTCGCGCTGCAACTCGGCCTGCCCGATGACGACCCCACCCATGCCATCCACCTGACGCGCGGCTATGCCAGCGGCGCGTCCGTCGCCATGCCGTCGGTCGGCGGCGCGGCCCCCGGCGCCAGCATCACCGCCGCCGGAGAGGCCACCCGCCGCGGCAAGCGTGAGCGCCTCAGCGTCCGCGACCCGCGCGTCAAACCCTTCATGATTTTCGGTTTCACCAGTGGATCGCTGCAGGCCGTCGCCGGCCAGACGCTGGGCTTCCTGGTGATCGACCGCATCCAGGTGCCGCCCGCGCAGGCACCGCAATTCCTCGCCATCATCTTCATGGCCGGCGCCGGCGCCACGCTGCTGGCGCAATGGGGCCTGATCCGCATGCTGCGCCTCAACCCCTCGCAACTGATGCGCTACGGCACGCTGCTCGCGGCGCTCGGCACGCTCTGGATCGCCTTCGCCGCCGATTTCCACGCCCTCGTCATCGCCTATGCGCTCGCTTCGCTCGGCTATGGCTTCGCCCGGCCCGGCTTCACCGCCGGCTCCTCGCTCGCCGTCGGACCGGAGGAGCAGGGCGGCGTCGCCGGCGCCGTCACTGCGGTCAACGGCGCCTGCTTCATCGCCGCGCCCTTCGTCGGCATCGGACTCTACGAACTCATCCCCACCCTGCCCTACGAGCTCGGCGCCGCCGGCCTCGCGGCGCTGCTGATCTACGCCTGGCGCAACCCCGTCCTGCGCGCCAGCGCCGCCCACCGCGAACCCTTGGCCGACGTCGAACAACCATGA
- a CDS encoding DUF2252 domain-containing protein translates to MKKAEALSSASFLKPLAERAAMGRALRARAPRKGLGDYRVRADRADPIDLLQANSAGRVEALLPIRYGRMVASPFAFYRGAAAIMAHDLHGSADAGIKPVICGDAHLMNFGGFATPERNLVFDINDFDEASIGPFEWDVKRLCASLAIAAADRGFDAVAQAAAAWSAADSYRDHMGRYGAMPILKAFYEWIDLEELIADTSDDDLRRLHQARLRKEAGRDPNLHQFSKLTEVKDGALRIKEAPPLIFHDADFERDADFRAKAEVMLTRYRDNLAPERRLLFDRFRVVDVAMKVVGVGSVGTRCGIVLLTSGNGDPLFLQFKEARASVLEAYQGRGHFRHHGERVVFGQRLMQAASDVFLGITKSEDFHYYVRQLRDSKVSADVNVMKPANLARYGRACGWALARAHKRSADAAVISGYLGKGDGFADAMARFAMGYAEQNARDHEALVDAIREGRVEAETLV, encoded by the coding sequence ATGAAGAAGGCCGAGGCGCTTTCGTCCGCCAGTTTCCTGAAGCCGCTCGCTGAGCGGGCGGCGATGGGGCGGGCGCTGCGGGCCCGGGCGCCGCGCAAGGGGCTGGGCGATTATCGGGTGCGGGCCGACCGCGCCGATCCCATCGACCTGTTGCAGGCGAACAGCGCCGGGCGGGTGGAGGCGCTGCTGCCGATCCGCTATGGCCGGATGGTGGCCAGCCCGTTCGCCTTTTACCGGGGCGCGGCGGCGATCATGGCGCATGACCTGCACGGCAGCGCCGATGCCGGCATCAAGCCGGTGATCTGTGGGGACGCGCATCTGATGAACTTTGGCGGGTTTGCCACGCCGGAGCGCAACCTGGTGTTCGACATCAACGACTTCGACGAGGCGAGCATCGGCCCGTTCGAGTGGGACGTGAAGCGGCTGTGCGCCAGCCTGGCGATCGCGGCGGCCGACCGGGGCTTCGATGCGGTGGCGCAGGCGGCGGCGGCGTGGAGCGCGGCGGACAGTTACCGCGACCATATGGGGCGGTATGGCGCGATGCCGATCCTGAAGGCTTTCTATGAGTGGATCGACCTGGAGGAGCTGATCGCCGACACCAGCGATGATGACCTTCGGCGGCTGCACCAGGCGCGGTTGCGGAAAGAGGCGGGGCGCGACCCGAACCTGCACCAGTTCAGCAAGCTGACCGAGGTGAAGGACGGTGCGCTGCGCATCAAGGAGGCGCCGCCGCTGATCTTCCACGATGCCGATTTCGAGCGGGACGCGGATTTCCGGGCGAAGGCGGAGGTGATGCTGACGCGGTATCGTGACAATCTGGCGCCGGAGCGGCGGTTGCTGTTCGACCGGTTCCGGGTGGTGGATGTGGCGATGAAGGTGGTGGGGGTGGGCAGCGTGGGGACGCGCTGCGGCATCGTGCTGCTGACGTCCGGCAATGGCGATCCGCTGTTCCTTCAGTTCAAGGAAGCGCGGGCCTCGGTGCTGGAGGCCTATCAGGGGCGGGGGCATTTCAGGCATCATGGCGAGCGGGTGGTGTTCGGCCAGCGGCTGATGCAGGCGGCGAGCGACGTGTTCCTGGGCATCACGAAAAGCGAGGATTTTCATTATTATGTGCGGCAGCTGCGGGATTCGAAGGTGTCCGCGGACGTGAATGTGATGAAGCCGGCGAACCTGGCGCGCTATGGCCGGGCGTGCGGCTGGGCGCTGGCGCGGGCGCACAAGCGGAGCGCGGACGCGGCGGTGATCAGCGGATACCTGGGGAAGGGGGACGGGTTCGCCGATGCGATGGCGCGGTTCGCAATGGGGTATGCCGAGCAGAATGCGCGGGATCATGAGGCGCTGGTGGATGCGATCCGGGAAGGGCGGGTGGAGGCGGAGACGCTGGTTTAG
- a CDS encoding bifunctional phosphopantothenoylcysteine decarboxylase/phosphopantothenate synthase, giving the protein MQGRRILLIVGGGIAAYKALELIRLVRTRGGHVTPVVTAAAKQFVTPMSLAALSESPVYEDLFSLKDEAEMGHIQLSRQADLVVVCPATANLLARMAAGIADDLATTLLLATDKPVFAVPAMNVRMWQHAATVANVATLRARGVTVMEPDVGAMACGEFGPGRLPEVGVIAEAIEAALAALVPTPGPTPGPSPEGEGREALNAPALAGRHVVVTAGPTHEAIDPVRYLANRSSGRQGFAIAAACAALGARVTLVAGPVALPTPAGVTRVDVESAREMLAATMGALPADVAVMVAAVADWHVEAAAGKLKKGRDGPPQLRLVENPDILASVAAAGPARPRLVVGFAAETDDVIAHARAKLERKGADWIVANDVSGDVMGGANNRVHVVRAGGVESWDEMPKADVAARLAAGIADELG; this is encoded by the coding sequence ATGCAGGGCAGGCGCATTCTTCTGATCGTGGGCGGCGGGATCGCCGCCTACAAGGCACTGGAGCTGATCCGGCTGGTGCGGACGCGGGGGGGCCATGTGACGCCGGTGGTAACGGCGGCGGCGAAGCAGTTCGTGACGCCGATGAGCCTGGCGGCGCTCAGCGAATCGCCGGTGTATGAGGATTTGTTCAGCCTGAAGGACGAGGCGGAGATGGGGCATATCCAGCTCAGCCGGCAGGCCGATCTGGTGGTGGTGTGCCCGGCGACGGCGAACCTGCTGGCGCGGATGGCGGCGGGCATCGCCGATGACCTGGCGACCACGCTGCTGCTGGCGACCGACAAGCCGGTGTTCGCGGTGCCGGCGATGAATGTGCGCATGTGGCAGCATGCGGCGACGGTGGCGAATGTGGCGACGCTGCGGGCGCGGGGCGTGACGGTGATGGAGCCGGATGTCGGCGCGATGGCGTGCGGCGAGTTCGGGCCGGGGCGGTTGCCGGAGGTGGGGGTGATTGCGGAGGCGATCGAGGCGGCCCTTGCTGCGCTCGTCCCCACCCCCGGCCCCACCCCCGGCCCCTCCCCTGAAGGGGAGGGGAGAGAAGCGCTCAACGCGCCTGCGCTGGCGGGGCGGCATGTGGTGGTGACGGCGGGGCCGACGCATGAGGCGATCGATCCGGTGCGCTATCTGGCCAATCGTTCCTCCGGGCGGCAGGGGTTTGCGATCGCGGCGGCGTGCGCGGCGCTGGGGGCGCGGGTGACGCTGGTGGCGGGGCCGGTGGCGCTGCCGACGCCGGCGGGCGTGACGCGGGTGGATGTGGAGAGCGCGCGGGAGATGCTGGCGGCGACGATGGGAGCGCTGCCCGCCGATGTGGCGGTGATGGTGGCGGCGGTGGCGGACTGGCATGTGGAGGCGGCCGCCGGCAAGCTGAAGAAGGGGAGGGATGGCCCGCCGCAGCTGCGGCTGGTGGAGAATCCCGATATCCTGGCGAGCGTTGCGGCGGCGGGGCCGGCGCGACCCCGCCTGGTGGTGGGGTTCGCGGCGGAGACCGACGATGTCATCGCGCATGCCCGGGCGAAGCTCGAGCGGAAGGGCGCGGACTGGATCGTTGCCAATGACGTGTCGGGCGACGTGATGGGCGGGGCGAACAACCGGGTGCATGTAGTGCGCGCCGGCGGCGTGGAGAGCTGGGACGAGATGCCGAAGGCCGATGTGGCGGCGCGGCTGGCGGCGGGGATCGCTGATGAGCTCGGTTGA
- a CDS encoding HesA/MoeB/ThiF family protein — protein sequence MNDAQLDRYARHIVLREVGGEGQRRLLSAKVAVVGAGGLGSPMLTYLAAAGVGNISIIDDDAVSLSNLQRQTLFGTADVGRHKVDVARERLAALNPDVRIATRATRLGQANARAMLAGHDVIADGCDNFATRRAVSDAAVALGIPLVAAAIGPFEGQLGVFAGHLGDAACWRCFAGDAAEREGGTCADEGVLGALAGVVGAMAALEVMRLILGFGEPQLGKLLLYDALGQRQRTLRVPRDPACPAHGGVA from the coding sequence ATGAACGACGCGCAGCTCGACCGCTATGCCCGGCATATCGTGCTGCGGGAGGTGGGCGGCGAGGGGCAACGCAGGCTGCTGTCGGCGAAGGTGGCGGTGGTGGGCGCGGGCGGGCTGGGCTCGCCGATGCTGACCTATCTGGCGGCGGCGGGGGTGGGCAACATCAGCATCATCGACGATGATGCCGTCAGCCTGAGCAATTTGCAGCGGCAGACGCTGTTCGGGACGGCGGACGTGGGGCGGCACAAGGTGGATGTGGCGCGGGAACGGCTGGCGGCGCTGAACCCCGATGTGCGGATCGCGACCCGGGCGACGCGGCTGGGGCAGGCGAACGCGCGGGCGATGCTGGCGGGGCATGATGTGATCGCCGATGGCTGCGACAATTTTGCGACGCGGCGCGCGGTGAGCGATGCCGCGGTGGCGCTGGGCATCCCGCTGGTGGCGGCGGCCATCGGCCCGTTCGAGGGGCAGCTGGGGGTGTTCGCCGGGCATCTGGGCGATGCTGCCTGCTGGCGCTGTTTTGCCGGTGATGCCGCCGAGCGCGAGGGCGGCACCTGCGCCGACGAGGGCGTGCTGGGGGCGCTGGCGGGGGTGGTCGGCGCGATGGCGGCGCTGGAGGTGATGCGGCTGATCCTGGGGTTCGGCGAGCCGCAGCTTGGGAAGCTTCTGCTCTACGATGCGCTGGGGCAGCGGCAGCGGACGCTGCGGGTGCCGCGCGATCCCGCCTGCCCGGCGCATGGGGGGGTGGCATGA
- the dut gene encoding dUTP diphosphatase, which translates to MSSVEIAVEVLPHGLGLPLPAYATEGAAGMDAVAAVEGDFVLMPGARAAVPTGLRMAVPAGYEVQVRARSGLALNAGLIVPNGPGTIDSDYRGEVKVILANISDTPFTITRGMRIAQLLLAPVTRAAWRVAPLDDTARGAGGFGSTGRT; encoded by the coding sequence ATGAGCTCGGTTGAGATCGCGGTGGAGGTGCTGCCGCATGGGCTGGGCCTGCCGCTGCCGGCCTATGCCACCGAAGGGGCCGCGGGAATGGATGCGGTGGCGGCGGTGGAGGGGGATTTCGTGCTGATGCCCGGCGCGCGGGCGGCGGTGCCGACCGGCCTGCGGATGGCGGTGCCGGCGGGCTATGAAGTGCAGGTGCGGGCGCGCTCGGGCCTGGCGCTGAATGCCGGGCTGATCGTGCCGAACGGGCCGGGGACGATCGACAGCGACTATCGCGGCGAGGTGAAGGTGATCCTGGCCAATATTTCCGACACGCCCTTCACCATCACGCGCGGCATGCGGATCGCGCAGCTGCTGCTGGCGCCGGTGACGCGTGCAGCGTGGCGGGTGGCGCCTCTGGATGACACGGCGCGCGGCGCGGGCGGGTTCGGCTCGACCGGACGGACATGA
- a CDS encoding acyltransferase family protein, whose protein sequence is MTRDGSLDAFRGLTVVLMVLVNVQGSPAHVLPWLAHAEWDGLTLADLVFPWFLLIVGLSVPLALDGQTSPRWPAILRRVLVLFALGVLLSWLIRPRFEFHDIRTSGVLQRIALVYLGCALLMRAAPGWRPAAGVAALILLAHSLLLLFVPAPGEVLPSLAPGMGWSGWFDRHFLPGRVFRGTWDPEGVLSTLPALASGLLGVAVMRALRGGMGDGGLLAAGAALLLAGLALALVLPVNKALWTGSFVLVTAGLGLLFWWGLRRVWGRVGGMAVARWLLLLGQTALTLYVLHMLLLAVLVRKPDGVVKLWELAFAPFAATGLPLPWASLLFAVVATALCTVPLRTMQRKGWLIRA, encoded by the coding sequence ATGACGAGGGACGGAAGCCTGGATGCGTTTCGCGGGCTGACCGTGGTGCTGATGGTGCTGGTGAATGTGCAGGGCTCCCCCGCGCATGTGCTGCCCTGGCTGGCGCATGCCGAATGGGACGGGCTGACGCTGGCGGACCTGGTGTTTCCCTGGTTCCTGCTGATCGTGGGGCTGTCGGTGCCGCTGGCGCTGGACGGACAAACGTCGCCGCGATGGCCGGCCATCCTGCGGCGCGTGCTGGTGCTGTTCGCGCTGGGGGTGTTGCTGTCGTGGCTGATCCGGCCGCGGTTCGAGTTTCACGACATCCGGACGTCGGGCGTGTTGCAGCGGATCGCGCTGGTTTACCTGGGCTGCGCGCTGCTGATGCGGGCGGCGCCGGGATGGCGGCCGGCGGCGGGGGTGGCGGCGCTGATCCTGCTGGCGCACAGCCTGCTGCTGCTGTTCGTGCCGGCGCCGGGGGAAGTCCTGCCGAGCCTGGCACCGGGCATGGGGTGGAGCGGCTGGTTCGACCGGCACTTCCTGCCCGGCCGGGTGTTCCGCGGGACCTGGGATCCGGAAGGGGTGCTGTCCACGCTGCCGGCGCTGGCGTCGGGCTTGCTGGGCGTGGCGGTGATGCGGGCGCTGCGCGGCGGGATGGGCGATGGCGGGTTGCTGGCGGCGGGTGCGGCGTTGCTGCTGGCGGGGCTGGCGCTGGCGCTGGTGCTGCCGGTGAACAAGGCGCTGTGGACGGGAAGTTTCGTGCTGGTGACGGCGGGGCTGGGGCTTTTGTTCTGGTGGGGGTTGCGACGGGTTTGGGGCCGGGTTGGCGGGATGGCGGTGGCGCGCTGGCTGCTGTTGCTGGGGCAGACGGCGCTGACGCTCTATGTGCTGCACATGCTGCTGCTGGCCGTGTTGGTGCGCAAGCCGGACGGGGTGGTGAAACTTTGGGAGCTGGCGTTCGCGCCGTTTGCGGCGACGGGGCTGCCGCTGCCCTGGGCGTCTTTGCTGTTCGCGGTGGTGGCGACGGCGCTGTGCACGGTGCCGTTGCGGACGATGCAGCGAAAGGGCTGGCTGATCAGGGCTTGA
- the ubiB gene encoding 2-polyprenylphenol 6-hydroxylase, producing the protein MLADLRHGLRLLGDLRRLAARGALRPFEGHADVPLAGRVAARLLRFGAGAPAKPDFAGGLQACGPAAIKLGQALATRPDLIGADVARDLLRLQDSLPPAPWDEVSAAFDRALGGDWRVHFASIDETPVGAASIAQVHRAVAHDGSVVALKLLRPGVEAQFEAALADYAWAATQLERLGGEFARLKPRLVIATFRQWTLAELDLRREAGNASELADAVRGEPGVMVPAVRWEWTTRRTLALEWVEGIKLTDVAAIEAAGIDRKALATSLVRGFLRQAIGSGFFHADLHQGNLFVRPDGILVLIDFGIMGRLDRRARVYLAEILYGLLVGNYARVAEIHFEAGYVPPHHDVGEFATALRAVGEPIRGKNAKDISIANLLDGLFAITRSFDMGVQPHLLLLQKTMVMVEGVALALDREVNMWAAAEPYIRDWIRAELGPEAALADGLLKRLGTLRRLPTLLRRAERLLPPDGAAPPTIPLPPLPVRRPFAWGATMMGVALGVLLGLLGAAAFGA; encoded by the coding sequence TTGCTGGCTGACCTGCGTCATGGGCTGCGCCTGCTGGGCGACCTGCGGCGGCTGGCGGCGCGCGGGGCCCTGCGCCCGTTCGAGGGGCATGCTGATGTACCGCTGGCCGGCCGGGTGGCGGCGCGGTTGCTGCGGTTCGGCGCCGGTGCGCCGGCGAAACCCGATTTCGCCGGTGGATTGCAGGCGTGCGGGCCGGCGGCGATCAAGCTGGGGCAGGCGCTGGCGACACGGCCCGACCTGATCGGCGCGGATGTGGCGCGCGATCTGCTGCGGTTGCAGGATTCGCTGCCGCCGGCGCCGTGGGACGAGGTGTCGGCGGCGTTCGACCGGGCGCTGGGGGGTGATTGGCGGGTGCATTTCGCCTCCATCGATGAAACGCCGGTCGGCGCCGCCTCCATCGCGCAGGTGCATCGGGCGGTGGCCCATGATGGCAGCGTGGTGGCGCTGAAGCTGCTGCGGCCCGGCGTGGAGGCGCAGTTCGAGGCGGCGCTGGCGGACTATGCTTGGGCGGCGACCCAGCTGGAGCGGCTGGGCGGCGAGTTCGCGCGGCTGAAGCCGCGGCTGGTGATCGCGACCTTCCGGCAATGGACGCTGGCGGAGCTGGATTTGCGGCGCGAGGCGGGGAACGCCAGCGAACTGGCGGATGCGGTGCGCGGCGAACCCGGGGTGATGGTGCCGGCGGTGCGTTGGGAATGGACGACACGCCGGACGCTGGCGCTGGAATGGGTGGAGGGCATCAAGCTGACGGATGTTGCCGCCATCGAGGCGGCGGGGATCGACCGCAAGGCGCTGGCGACGAGCCTGGTGCGCGGGTTCCTGCGGCAGGCGATCGGCAGCGGTTTTTTCCATGCCGACCTGCACCAGGGCAATCTGTTCGTCCGCCCCGATGGCATTTTGGTGCTCATTGATTTCGGCATCATGGGGCGGCTGGATCGGCGGGCGCGGGTTTATCTGGCGGAGATCCTCTACGGGCTTCTTGTTGGCAATTACGCGCGGGTGGCGGAGATTCATTTCGAGGCGGGCTATGTGCCGCCGCATCATGATGTGGGGGAGTTCGCGACGGCGCTGCGGGCGGTGGGGGAACCCATTCGCGGCAAGAATGCCAAGGATATCAGCATCGCCAACCTGCTGGACGGGCTGTTCGCGATCACGCGCAGTTTCGACATGGGGGTGCAGCCGCACCTGCTGCTGTTGCAGAAGACGATGGTGATGGTGGAGGGCGTGGCGCTGGCGCTGGACCGCGAGGTGAACATGTGGGCGGCGGCCGAACCCTATATCCGCGACTGGATCCGCGCCGAGCTGGGGCCGGAGGCGGCGCTGGCGGACGGGCTGCTGAAACGGCTGGGCACGCTCAGGCGGCTGCCGACGCTGCTGCGGCGGGCGGAGCGGCTGCTGCCGCCCGATGGCGCGGCGCCGCCGACGATCCCGCTGCCGCCGCTGCCGGTGCGGCGGCCGTTCGCCTGGGGGGCGACCATGATGGGCGTCGCGCTGGGGGTGTTGCTGGGGCTGCTTGGCGCGGCGGCGTTCGGCGCGTAA
- a CDS encoding class I SAM-dependent methyltransferase yields the protein MSTPETVSFGYADVTPAEKTAKVGAVFSSVARRYDIMNDLMSAGAHRLWKDDFVGRVRPRAGEAILDLAGGTGDIAFRLATSGASVTVADINADMLAVGEERAAKRGIAGLTWRAANAEAMPFDDAFFDAAAIAFGIRNVTDIPAALRDIHRVLKYGGRFFCLEFSTCEWPGFAKLYDAYSHHVVPRIGQAVAGDAESYRYLIESIRRFPDMQAFAGMIRAAGFSRVAVTPILGGAVAIHSGWKL from the coding sequence ATGAGCACGCCCGAAACCGTGAGCTTCGGCTATGCCGATGTGACCCCCGCCGAGAAGACCGCGAAGGTGGGGGCGGTGTTCTCGTCGGTGGCGCGGCGCTATGACATCATGAACGACCTGATGAGCGCGGGGGCGCACCGGTTGTGGAAGGATGATTTCGTGGGCCGGGTGCGGCCGCGCGCCGGGGAGGCGATCCTGGACCTGGCGGGCGGCACGGGGGACATCGCCTTCCGGCTGGCGACATCCGGCGCTTCGGTGACGGTGGCGGACATCAATGCCGACATGCTGGCGGTGGGGGAGGAACGGGCGGCCAAGCGCGGCATCGCGGGCCTGACCTGGCGCGCCGCCAATGCCGAGGCGATGCCGTTCGACGATGCCTTCTTCGATGCGGCGGCGATCGCGTTCGGCATCCGCAACGTCACCGACATCCCGGCGGCGCTACGCGACATCCACCGCGTGCTGAAATATGGCGGCCGCTTCTTCTGCCTGGAATTCTCGACCTGCGAATGGCCGGGGTTCGCGAAGCTGTACGATGCCTATTCGCACCATGTCGTGCCGCGCATCGGGCAGGCGGTGGCGGGCGATGCGGAAAGTTACCGTTACCTGATCGAGTCCATCCGGCGTTTTCCCGACATGCAGGCGTTTGCCGGCATGATCCGCGCCGCGGGCTTCTCTCGCGTCGCGGTGACGCCGATCCTGGGCGGCGCGGTGGCGATCCACTCGGGGTGGAAGCTGTAG